One window of Methylococcus sp. EFPC2 genomic DNA carries:
- a CDS encoding zf-HC2 domain-containing protein, giving the protein MMNCRETSLLLSRRLDTPLSLRERIALRLHLMMCDGCRSFAAQMRWLHRATAELETRILGNASLKLSEPARTRIARALRDGRH; this is encoded by the coding sequence ATGATGAATTGTCGTGAAACCAGCCTGCTGCTGTCGCGGAGGCTGGACACCCCCTTGTCGTTGCGGGAGCGGATCGCCTTGCGCCTGCATCTGATGATGTGCGACGGCTGCCGGAGTTTCGCCGCGCAGATGCGCTGGCTGCACCGGGCCACGGCGGAACTGGAAACCCGGATACTCGGGAATGCTTCCTTGAAACTGAGCGAGCCCGCGCGGACGCGGATCGCCCGGGCTTTGCGGGATGGACGGCATTGA
- a CDS encoding DNA-binding domain-containing protein produces the protein MGLKNEVPLAELQRRFQAAVLSGEPGAPGFVAAETPEAAEQRFRVYHDAYRLRLAEALGADYPALRAVMGAGAFAELAYAYAETVPSRHYSIRWAGASLAERLSGHPGLADLARFEWALSLAFDAADASPLEVAALSAVPLEHWPDLRLHFHASLQIFELRHDVAPLWRAATDDAALPEMPAEENPRPWLVWRRGLSVYYRVLDDNEGWALQTASKGASFADWCEELSLRLDGGADAATVAASLLRRWVDDELVVAYECGSGFSAAPD, from the coding sequence ATGGGCTTGAAAAACGAAGTACCCTTGGCCGAACTGCAGCGGCGCTTCCAGGCCGCCGTCCTGAGCGGCGAGCCGGGCGCACCCGGCTTCGTGGCCGCCGAGACGCCCGAGGCGGCGGAGCAGCGTTTTCGCGTTTATCACGACGCCTACCGGCTCCGCCTGGCCGAAGCCCTGGGCGCGGACTACCCGGCCCTTCGCGCCGTCATGGGTGCCGGGGCTTTCGCCGAGCTGGCTTACGCCTACGCGGAAACCGTGCCGTCGAGGCATTATTCCATCCGCTGGGCGGGGGCGAGCCTCGCCGAACGGCTGTCCGGTCATCCGGGCCTGGCCGACCTGGCGCGCTTCGAATGGGCACTGAGCCTGGCTTTCGACGCGGCCGACGCGAGCCCGCTGGAGGTGGCCGCGCTCAGCGCCGTCCCACTGGAGCACTGGCCCGACTTGCGGCTGCACTTTCATGCGTCCCTGCAAATTTTTGAATTGCGCCACGACGTGGCGCCGCTGTGGCGGGCCGCCACGGACGACGCAGCCCTGCCCGAAATGCCGGCCGAAGAAAATCCGCGCCCCTGGCTGGTATGGCGCCGGGGGCTGAGCGTTTATTACCGTGTCCTGGACGACAACGAAGGCTGGGCATTGCAAACCGCCAGCAAGGGCGCGAGTTTCGCCGACTGGTGCGAAGAACTGAGCCTGCGCCTGGACGGCGGCGCCGACGCCGCCACCGTGGCCGCAAGCCTGCTTCGACGCTGGGTGGACGACGAATTGGTCGTCGCTTACGAGTGTGGGAGCGGGTTTTCAGCCGCGCCGGATTGA
- a CDS encoding DUF692 domain-containing protein has protein sequence MLQHRERPYLGYGLGLRKEHYETILAEKPPLEWFEIITENYLVDGGKPLHYLERIRAHYPIVMHGVSLSIGGTDPLDFGYLAKVKALAKDIEAAWISDHVCWTGVNGINLHDLLPLPYTEETLRHVCERIARVQDFLGRRILMENPSSYLSFGHSEMSEWEFIAAMAERADCLLLLDVNNIYVSARNHGFDAGQYLARIPAERVWQIHLAGHSDYGDLVIDTHDHPVADPVWALYEEAIRHCGPVSTMIERDDAIPPLADLLDELQLARDAAGRALQDRGRKHAETLGTPEDLWA, from the coding sequence ATGCTGCAACACCGCGAGCGTCCTTACCTGGGCTACGGCTTGGGGCTGCGCAAAGAACATTACGAAACCATATTGGCGGAAAAACCGCCTCTGGAGTGGTTCGAGATCATCACCGAAAACTATCTGGTGGATGGCGGCAAGCCGCTGCATTACCTGGAGCGCATCCGCGCGCACTACCCCATCGTCATGCACGGGGTCTCATTGTCCATCGGCGGTACGGACCCGTTGGACTTCGGCTACCTGGCCAAGGTCAAAGCCCTGGCGAAAGACATCGAAGCGGCCTGGATCTCCGACCATGTGTGCTGGACCGGCGTGAACGGCATCAACCTGCACGACCTGCTCCCGCTGCCTTATACCGAGGAAACGCTGCGCCACGTCTGCGAGCGCATCGCCCGAGTCCAGGATTTCCTCGGCCGGCGCATCCTCATGGAAAATCCGTCCAGCTATCTGAGCTTCGGCCACTCGGAAATGAGCGAATGGGAATTCATCGCCGCCATGGCGGAACGCGCCGATTGCCTGCTGCTGCTGGACGTCAACAATATCTACGTCAGCGCCCGCAATCACGGCTTCGATGCCGGGCAATACCTTGCCCGGATACCCGCCGAACGCGTCTGGCAAATCCATCTGGCCGGCCATTCCGACTACGGCGATCTGGTCATCGACACCCACGACCATCCGGTGGCGGACCCGGTGTGGGCCTTGTACGAGGAAGCGATACGCCATTGCGGACCGGTTTCCACCATGATAGAGCGCGACGACGCCATCCCGCCCCTGGCGGACTTGCTGGACGAACTGCAACTGGCGCGCGACGCCGCCGGTCGGGCATTGCAGGATCGCGGCCGCAAACACGCCGAAACGCTCGGGACCCCGGAAGACTTATGGGCTTGA
- a CDS encoding sigma-70 family RNA polymerase sigma factor, with protein MPPSAIPPDDRVSTAPETWLDAYGDYLYRYALVRVQDVALAEDLVQETLLAALKGREGYDGRASERTWLTGILKHKLFDQLRRQYREIPYSDAADGDPADEDSGAGDFFAAEGHWVSKPAAWSDPAKSLENARFWEVLQRCVERLVPRQRQLFVLRELNGDSNEEICKALGISATNAGVVLYRARMSLRLCLEHNGFGEPNERELDR; from the coding sequence ATGCCACCCTCCGCCATACCGCCGGACGACCGAGTAAGCACCGCCCCCGAGACCTGGCTGGACGCCTACGGCGATTATCTCTACCGCTATGCCCTGGTGCGGGTGCAGGACGTTGCCCTGGCCGAGGACCTGGTGCAGGAAACCCTGCTGGCGGCGCTCAAGGGCCGGGAGGGTTACGACGGCCGCGCCTCGGAGCGCACCTGGCTGACCGGCATACTCAAGCACAAGCTGTTCGATCAGCTGCGCCGCCAATACCGGGAAATACCTTACTCCGACGCCGCAGATGGCGATCCGGCCGACGAAGACTCCGGGGCAGGGGATTTTTTCGCCGCCGAAGGGCACTGGGTGAGCAAGCCGGCCGCCTGGAGCGACCCGGCCAAGTCCCTGGAAAATGCCCGATTCTGGGAGGTTTTGCAGCGCTGTGTCGAGCGTCTGGTACCCAGACAGCGCCAGTTGTTCGTGCTGCGGGAGTTGAACGGCGACAGCAATGAGGAGATTTGTAAGGCGTTGGGTATTTCGGCGACTAACGCGGGTGTGGTGCTTTATCGGGCGCGCATGAGCCTGAGGCTGTGCCTGGAACATAACGGCTTCGGCGAACCGAACGAACGGGAGCTCGATCGATGA